One window of Solwaraspora sp. WMMA2056 genomic DNA carries:
- a CDS encoding glycosyltransferase, which yields MNILLWHVHGSWTTAFVHGKHHYLVPVTPDRGPYGLGRARTYPWPDSVVEIRPGQLAAADVDLVVLQRPEEWELATSWLGRTVGRDVPAVYVEHNTPKGDVPATRHPMADRDDLTVVHVTHFNDLFWDTGGTRTRVIEHGIVAPTARYSGELERFAVVTNEPVRRGRVTGTDLMPRFARVAPLDVYGMGVAGLPEALGAAVAGRVTVHDDPPQARMHAEVARRRAYLHLCRWTSLGLSLIEAMAMGMPVIVLGTTEAVAAVPPSAGVSTTRMQTLLDAARWLLDEPDAARRLGDGARRVAQDRYGLDRFLADWDELLEEALCASR from the coding sequence ATGAACATCCTCCTCTGGCACGTCCACGGCTCGTGGACCACCGCGTTCGTCCACGGCAAGCACCACTACCTGGTCCCGGTCACCCCGGACCGGGGGCCGTACGGGCTGGGCCGGGCCCGGACCTACCCGTGGCCGGACAGCGTCGTCGAGATCCGCCCCGGTCAGCTCGCCGCCGCCGACGTCGACCTGGTGGTCCTGCAACGGCCCGAGGAGTGGGAACTGGCCACCAGTTGGCTCGGCCGTACCGTCGGCCGCGACGTCCCGGCCGTCTACGTCGAACACAACACCCCCAAGGGCGACGTGCCGGCGACCCGGCACCCGATGGCCGACCGTGACGACCTCACCGTGGTGCACGTGACCCACTTCAACGACCTGTTCTGGGACACCGGTGGCACCCGTACCCGGGTGATCGAGCACGGCATCGTGGCACCGACGGCCCGCTACAGCGGCGAACTGGAACGGTTCGCGGTGGTCACCAACGAGCCGGTCCGCCGGGGCCGGGTCACCGGCACCGACCTGATGCCGCGCTTCGCCCGGGTGGCGCCGCTCGACGTGTACGGCATGGGTGTCGCCGGCCTTCCCGAGGCGCTCGGCGCGGCGGTGGCCGGGCGGGTCACCGTCCACGACGATCCGCCGCAGGCCCGGATGCACGCCGAGGTCGCCCGGCGGCGGGCGTACCTGCATCTGTGCCGGTGGACGTCGCTGGGCCTGAGCCTGATCGAGGCGATGGCGATGGGTATGCCGGTGATCGTGCTCGGCACCACCGAGGCGGTCGCCGCGGTGCCGCCGTCGGCCGGAGTGTCGACCACGAGGATGCAGACCCTCCTCGACGCCGCCCGGTGGCTGCTCGACGAGCCGGACGCCGCCCGCCGGCTCGGCGACGGCGCGCGACGTGTGGCGCAGGACCGATACGGACTGGACCGGTTCCTCGCGGACTGGGACGAGCTGCTGGAGGAGGCGCTATGCGCATCGCGATGA
- a CDS encoding DNA topoisomerase IB, protein MRLRRSDLTAAGYRRRRRGRGVMYLDGDGRAVSDRQELARIRALAIPPAWRDVWICPDANGHIQAVGFDAAGRRQYVYHPQWRLRRDTAKFHHVRRVADRLPRLRRRVAVDLRGRGLRRERVLAALVRLLDLGMFRIGSDQYAAGDDPTFGVATLRGSHARSGRGCVVLQFPAKGGLAQQRRIDDPQVCAVLRALRRRRRGDQRLFCYWDGRRWREVHSDEINDYLRRVSGTEMTAKDFRTWHATVLAATRLAALGAPRSTAARRRAVAGVMREVADLLGNTPTVARASYVDPRVVEMFHRGRVARLGAGEPTRDAAEQAVRRLLPLR, encoded by the coding sequence ATGCGGCTGCGGCGTAGCGACCTCACGGCCGCCGGTTACCGGCGTCGCCGACGGGGTCGGGGCGTCATGTACCTGGACGGCGACGGGCGGGCGGTCAGCGACCGGCAGGAGTTGGCCCGGATCCGGGCCCTGGCGATCCCACCCGCGTGGCGGGACGTGTGGATCTGCCCGGACGCCAACGGGCACATCCAGGCCGTCGGATTCGACGCCGCCGGCCGCCGGCAGTACGTCTACCACCCGCAGTGGCGCCTGCGTCGGGACACCGCGAAGTTCCACCACGTACGGCGGGTGGCCGACCGGCTGCCCCGGCTGCGCCGCCGGGTCGCGGTGGATCTGCGCGGTCGTGGCCTGCGCCGGGAACGGGTGCTGGCGGCGCTGGTGCGGCTGCTCGACCTGGGCATGTTCCGCATCGGCAGCGACCAGTACGCCGCCGGCGACGATCCGACGTTCGGAGTGGCGACGCTGCGGGGCAGCCACGCCCGCTCCGGCCGGGGGTGCGTGGTGCTGCAGTTCCCGGCCAAGGGCGGCCTGGCCCAGCAGCGACGGATCGACGATCCGCAGGTGTGCGCGGTGCTGCGCGCACTGCGCCGCCGTCGACGCGGCGATCAGCGGCTGTTCTGCTACTGGGACGGGCGGCGCTGGCGGGAGGTGCACAGCGACGAGATCAATGACTATCTGCGGCGGGTCAGCGGCACCGAGATGACCGCGAAGGACTTCCGTACCTGGCACGCGACGGTGCTGGCCGCGACCCGGCTGGCCGCGCTCGGAGCACCCCGGTCGACGGCGGCCCGGCGCCGGGCGGTGGCCGGGGTGATGCGCGAGGTCGCCGACCTGCTCGGCAACACCCCCACGGTGGCCCGTGCCTCCTACGTGGATCCACGGGTGGTCGAGATGTTCCACCGCGGCCGGGTGGCCCGCCTCGGTGCCGGCGAGCCCACCCGCGATGCCGCCGAGCAGGCGGTACGGCGACTCCTGCCGCTACGGTGA
- a CDS encoding PfkB family carbohydrate kinase — protein MTTAPIVVVGDTLLDRDIDGAVTRVCPDAAAPVLDERHVTDRPGGAGLAAVLAAGQGRPVVLVSAFADDVAGARLAALLTTAGVDLHPLPLGGATVEKIRLRTRGQVLLRLDRGGTGTVRGDLSPATGELFASAAAVVVSDYGRGVARLPALRTVLAATSAPVVWDPHPRGPAAVPGVRLVTPNETEVRQLTGQPAGDTRVATAAGCAEELRLRWRAGAVAVTMGGDGALLCHAGSVPLVVPAPASADGDTCGAGDRFATAAAIALADGAVVSEAVQVAVRQASRYVADGGAAGVRRLLAVTGAPADAQRAGAGVPPVVVEAVAAPDRIGPAAAGALAAEVRAAGGTVVASGGCFDLLHAGHVSALQAARQMGDCLIVCVNSDASVARLKGPDRPVVPERDRVRLLAALACVDAVVVFDEDTPHAVLSWLRPDVWVKGGDYAGDGTGEPDLPEAGLLRRWGGQTAVVPYLDGRSTTSMIATARDRDPQRRKELA, from the coding sequence ATGACCACCGCCCCGATCGTCGTGGTCGGCGACACGTTGCTCGACCGCGACATCGACGGTGCGGTCACCCGGGTCTGTCCGGACGCCGCCGCCCCGGTGCTCGACGAACGCCACGTCACCGACCGGCCCGGCGGCGCCGGGCTGGCCGCTGTGCTCGCCGCCGGCCAGGGCCGGCCCGTGGTGCTGGTCAGTGCGTTCGCCGACGACGTCGCCGGCGCCCGGTTGGCGGCGCTGCTCACCACCGCCGGGGTCGACCTGCATCCGCTGCCGCTGGGTGGGGCCACGGTGGAGAAGATCCGGCTGCGGACCCGGGGCCAGGTGCTGCTGCGGCTGGACCGGGGCGGCACCGGCACCGTACGGGGCGATCTGTCGCCGGCCACCGGGGAACTGTTCGCCAGCGCCGCCGCCGTGGTGGTCAGCGACTACGGCCGAGGGGTGGCCCGGCTGCCGGCGTTGCGGACAGTGCTCGCCGCCACCTCGGCGCCGGTGGTCTGGGATCCGCATCCCCGGGGTCCGGCGGCGGTGCCCGGCGTCCGCCTGGTCACCCCCAACGAGACCGAGGTACGCCAGTTGACCGGGCAGCCGGCCGGGGACACCCGGGTCGCGACGGCGGCCGGCTGCGCCGAGGAGTTGCGGCTACGGTGGCGGGCCGGGGCGGTCGCGGTCACGATGGGCGGCGACGGGGCGTTGCTGTGCCACGCCGGCAGTGTGCCCCTGGTGGTGCCGGCCCCGGCCAGCGCCGACGGGGACACCTGCGGCGCGGGGGACCGGTTCGCCACCGCGGCGGCGATCGCGCTCGCCGACGGAGCGGTGGTCTCCGAGGCGGTCCAGGTCGCCGTCCGGCAGGCGTCGCGGTACGTCGCCGACGGTGGTGCCGCCGGGGTGCGCCGGCTGCTGGCGGTGACCGGGGCACCGGCCGACGCGCAGCGGGCCGGGGCCGGCGTACCGCCGGTGGTGGTGGAGGCCGTCGCGGCACCGGACCGGATCGGCCCGGCGGCGGCCGGGGCGCTCGCCGCCGAGGTACGGGCCGCCGGTGGGACGGTGGTGGCCAGCGGCGGCTGCTTCGACCTGCTGCACGCCGGGCACGTCTCGGCGCTGCAGGCGGCCCGGCAGATGGGCGACTGCCTGATCGTGTGCGTCAACTCCGACGCCAGCGTGGCCCGGCTCAAGGGCCCGGACCGCCCGGTGGTCCCCGAACGCGACCGGGTCCGGCTGCTGGCCGCGTTGGCCTGTGTCGACGCGGTCGTGGTGTTCGACGAGGACACCCCGCACGCGGTGCTGAGCTGGCTGCGGCCCGACGTCTGGGTCAAGGGCGGCGACTACGCCGGCGACGGCACCGGCGAGCCGGACCTGCCGGAGGCCGGACTGCTACGGCGGTGGGGCGGGCAGACGGCGGTCGTGCCGTACCTCGACGGTCGGTCCACCACCAGCATGATCGCGACAGCGCGTGATCGGGATCCGCAACGACGGAAGGAGCTGGCGTGA
- a CDS encoding TerC family protein, translating to MELLTSPELWIAFATLLLLEIVLGIDNIVFISILAGRLPEHQQARARTIGISLALITRLLLLASLSWVIGLTAPLFTVVGQEISGRDLILLLGGLFLLVKATYEIHEHLEGADHSGGRKTASFAGVIVQILILDVVFSLDSVITAVGMVNELTIMVAAVIIAMIIMLVSAGTVSAFVNRHPTVKMLALSFLLLIGGSLIAEGLGQHIPKGYVYGPIAFSIFVEFLNLRLRSRQSKGGAAPVSLHPTFVKEPSAAATPGGGTTSP from the coding sequence ATGGAGCTTCTGACCAGCCCCGAGCTGTGGATCGCGTTCGCGACCCTGCTGCTGCTCGAGATCGTGCTGGGCATCGACAACATCGTGTTCATCTCGATCCTCGCCGGGCGGCTTCCCGAGCATCAGCAGGCGCGGGCGCGCACCATCGGCATTTCCCTGGCCCTGATCACCCGGTTGCTGCTACTGGCCTCGCTGTCCTGGGTGATCGGGCTGACCGCGCCGCTGTTCACCGTCGTCGGCCAGGAGATCTCCGGCCGCGACCTGATCCTGCTGCTCGGCGGCCTGTTCCTGCTGGTGAAGGCGACGTACGAGATCCACGAGCATCTGGAGGGCGCCGACCACAGCGGCGGCCGCAAGACCGCCTCGTTCGCCGGGGTGATCGTCCAGATCCTGATCCTGGACGTGGTCTTCTCGCTCGACTCGGTGATCACCGCAGTCGGCATGGTCAACGAGTTGACCATCATGGTCGCCGCCGTGATCATCGCGATGATCATCATGCTGGTGTCGGCCGGCACGGTCAGCGCGTTCGTCAACCGACACCCGACGGTCAAGATGCTGGCCCTGTCGTTCCTGCTGCTGATCGGCGGCAGCCTCATCGCCGAAGGGCTCGGCCAGCACATCCCCAAGGGCTACGTCTACGGGCCGATCGCGTTCTCGATCTTCGTGGAGTTCCTCAACCTGCGGCTGCGCTCGCGCCAGTCCAAGGGCGGTGCCGCCCCGGTCAGCCTGCATCCGACCTTCGTCAAGGAGCCGTCGGCGGCGGCCACGCCGGGCGGCGGCACCACCTCACCGTAG
- a CDS encoding RecQ family ATP-dependent DNA helicase yields MKLPLHSPRLRRTARQRFGWSALRPGQLGAMRALLKGRDALVVLPTGAGKSAVYQVPATMLAGPTVVISPLLALQQDQITALNDRGQPDLRAVRISSAETPAQQQAALDEIRTGRARFLFTTPEQLCDPQRLAEVRQLRPGLVAVDEAHCISAWGHDFRPDYLSIGHLVRELGRPPIVALTATASPPVREDIVHRLGLTDPHLVVAGLDRPNLFLEVAHCPTEDYRWRRLLALLDAETPPGIVYVPTRRAAEELAARLDDAGHPARCYHGGMAAGARERLHEEFLDGQVPVMVATSAFGMGIDKPDVRWVAHTALPDSPDSYLQEIGRGGRDGAPARALLLWRAEDVGLQRYFTTSPPEHDDLRDLAALLDADGATRSQLRARCGLGARKLGQLLALLEEVGAARAVAGGRFVRPPYAPLPDRAAGDAVAAATRRQAVQRTRTDMMRAFAEANGCRSQALLAYFGEHMRDVCGHCDSCHAGTSTADDGASGPFPVHSMVRHADWGAGMVLGYEQDRMTVLFDGVGYKTLSVPVVSEQGLLAAESH; encoded by the coding sequence ATGAAGCTGCCCCTGCATTCACCCCGCCTACGACGCACGGCCCGCCAGCGGTTCGGCTGGTCCGCGCTGCGTCCCGGACAACTCGGCGCGATGCGCGCGTTGCTCAAGGGACGTGACGCCCTCGTCGTACTCCCCACCGGTGCCGGCAAGTCCGCCGTCTACCAGGTGCCGGCCACCATGCTGGCCGGCCCGACGGTGGTGATCTCCCCGCTGCTGGCGTTGCAGCAGGACCAGATCACCGCGCTCAACGACCGGGGCCAGCCCGACCTGCGGGCGGTCCGGATCAGCTCCGCCGAGACACCGGCCCAGCAACAGGCCGCCCTCGACGAGATCCGCACCGGCCGGGCCCGGTTCCTGTTCACCACCCCTGAGCAGCTCTGCGACCCGCAGCGGCTGGCCGAGGTCCGCCAATTGCGCCCCGGCCTGGTCGCCGTCGACGAGGCGCACTGCATCTCCGCCTGGGGCCACGACTTCCGACCCGACTACCTGTCGATCGGACACCTGGTCCGCGAGCTGGGTCGACCCCCGATCGTCGCGCTCACCGCCACGGCCTCGCCGCCGGTGCGTGAGGACATCGTGCACCGTCTCGGGCTGACCGATCCGCACCTGGTGGTGGCCGGGCTCGACCGGCCCAACCTGTTCCTGGAGGTCGCCCACTGCCCGACCGAGGACTACCGCTGGCGCCGGCTGCTCGCGCTGCTCGACGCCGAAACGCCGCCCGGCATCGTCTACGTGCCGACCCGGCGGGCGGCGGAGGAACTGGCCGCCCGGCTCGACGACGCCGGTCACCCGGCCCGCTGCTACCACGGCGGGATGGCCGCCGGTGCCCGGGAGCGGCTGCACGAGGAGTTCCTCGACGGGCAGGTTCCGGTGATGGTGGCGACGTCCGCGTTCGGCATGGGCATCGACAAACCGGACGTACGGTGGGTGGCGCACACCGCGCTGCCCGACTCCCCCGACAGCTACCTGCAGGAGATCGGCCGGGGCGGCCGCGACGGCGCCCCGGCGCGGGCGCTGTTGCTGTGGCGGGCCGAGGACGTCGGGCTGCAGCGCTACTTCACCACCAGCCCGCCGGAGCACGACGACCTGCGCGACCTGGCCGCGTTGCTGGACGCCGACGGCGCCACCCGCAGCCAACTGCGGGCCCGCTGCGGGCTGGGGGCCCGCAAACTGGGGCAGCTGCTGGCACTGCTGGAGGAGGTGGGGGCCGCCCGCGCCGTCGCCGGCGGCCGGTTCGTCCGCCCGCCGTACGCGCCACTGCCCGACCGGGCCGCCGGTGACGCGGTCGCGGCGGCGACCCGCCGCCAGGCGGTCCAGCGGACCCGAACCGACATGATGCGGGCGTTCGCCGAGGCGAACGGCTGCCGCAGCCAGGCGTTGCTGGCCTACTTCGGCGAGCACATGCGCGACGTCTGCGGGCACTGTGACAGCTGCCACGCCGGCACCAGCACCGCCGACGACGGTGCCAGTGGCCCGTTCCCGGTACACAGTATGGTGCGACACGCCGACTGGGGAGCCGGCATGGTCCTCGGCTACGAGCAGGACCGGATGACGGTGCTCTTCGACGGTGTCGGATACAAGACGTTGTCCGTACCGGTGGTCAGCGAGCAGGGTCTGCTGGCCGCCGAGTCACACTGA
- a CDS encoding SDR family oxidoreductase: MTNPVTGPAVLVTGGASGLGAAVVELVAANGYRPCVIDRRPPADGVPWVDCDLADTRAAESATRQLAEQLGGLDAVVTAAGMDVPGRLDALPGDVWERIVAVDLLATAAVVRAALPWLTEARGSVVTVASTLGVKAVSDATAYCAAKFGVVGFTRALAAELAGTVGVTLLVPGGMRTAFFDDRDAQYRPGADAALNDPAAVAAAVLFAIRQPAGCAVRELVVCADRESSYP, from the coding sequence GTGACGAACCCCGTCACCGGTCCTGCGGTGCTGGTCACCGGCGGTGCGAGCGGCCTCGGCGCGGCCGTCGTCGAACTGGTGGCCGCCAACGGCTACCGGCCCTGCGTCATCGACCGGCGACCACCGGCCGACGGCGTGCCGTGGGTCGACTGCGATCTGGCCGACACGCGGGCGGCCGAGTCGGCCACCCGCCAGCTCGCCGAACAGCTGGGCGGGCTCGACGCGGTGGTCACCGCCGCCGGCATGGACGTCCCGGGCCGGCTGGACGCGCTGCCCGGCGACGTGTGGGAACGGATCGTCGCGGTGGACCTGCTCGCCACCGCCGCCGTGGTCCGGGCCGCGTTGCCCTGGCTGACCGAGGCGCGCGGATCCGTCGTCACGGTCGCCTCGACGCTCGGCGTGAAGGCGGTCAGTGACGCGACCGCGTACTGCGCGGCCAAGTTCGGGGTGGTCGGCTTCACCCGGGCGCTCGCCGCCGAACTGGCCGGCACCGTCGGCGTCACCCTGCTGGTGCCCGGCGGGATGCGGACCGCGTTCTTCGACGACCGTGACGCGCAGTACCGACCGGGGGCCGACGCCGCCCTCAACGACCCCGCCGCCGTGGCGGCCGCGGTGCTGTTCGCGATCCGGCAGCCGGCCGGCTGTGCGGTACGCGAGCTGGTCGTCTGCGCCGACCGGGAATCGTCCTACCCGTGA
- a CDS encoding glycosyltransferase family 9 protein has protein sequence MIVVLRALGIGDLATAVPALRGLRAAHPALPVALAAPAVLAPLAELTGAVDRLLPVDGLAPLPAVAPPPDLAVNLHGKGPQSHRLLRTLRPGRLWAYASPPAGHDDGPPWHDDEHEVTRWCRLLDWYGVACDPTDLRLRRPPPDRVAVGVTVVHPGAASARRRWPADRFAEVARRLTAAGHRVVVTGSARERPLAEVVAAGAGLPATAVHAGRLELSRFAALLSHARLVVAADTGAGHLATAFGVPSVLLFGPTSPARWGPTIDRHRHRVLQYPHLSAGTEEPGTEEPGTEEPGAGEPGVGEPGRSGGPHPAMAAICVDEVLAAVDRVTRDAAAA, from the coding sequence GTGATCGTCGTGCTCCGGGCGCTCGGCATCGGCGACCTGGCCACGGCCGTACCGGCGCTGCGCGGTCTGCGCGCCGCCCATCCGGCGCTGCCGGTCGCCCTCGCCGCGCCCGCCGTCCTGGCGCCGTTGGCCGAGCTGACCGGTGCCGTCGACCGGCTGCTGCCGGTCGACGGGCTGGCCCCGCTGCCCGCGGTGGCCCCGCCGCCGGACCTGGCGGTCAATCTGCACGGGAAGGGCCCGCAGTCGCACCGGCTGCTGCGGACGCTGCGACCCGGACGGCTGTGGGCGTACGCCAGCCCGCCGGCCGGCCACGACGATGGACCACCGTGGCACGACGACGAGCACGAGGTGACCCGCTGGTGCCGCCTGCTCGACTGGTACGGCGTCGCCTGCGACCCGACGGATCTGCGGCTGCGTCGCCCCCCACCGGACCGGGTCGCGGTCGGGGTCACGGTGGTGCACCCCGGTGCCGCCTCGGCCCGCCGGCGTTGGCCCGCGGACCGGTTCGCCGAGGTGGCCCGGCGGCTCACGGCGGCCGGACACCGGGTGGTGGTTACCGGGTCGGCCCGGGAACGGCCGCTGGCCGAGGTGGTGGCCGCCGGGGCGGGACTGCCCGCGACGGCGGTGCACGCCGGTCGGCTGGAGCTGTCCCGGTTCGCGGCGTTGCTGTCGCACGCCCGCCTGGTCGTGGCGGCGGACACCGGTGCGGGGCATCTGGCGACCGCGTTCGGGGTGCCCTCGGTGCTGCTGTTCGGCCCCACGTCACCGGCACGCTGGGGGCCGACGATCGACCGCCACCGGCACCGGGTGCTGCAGTACCCGCACCTGTCGGCCGGCACCGAGGAGCCGGGCACCGAGGAGCCGGGCACCGAGGAGCCGGGTGCCGGGGAGCCGGGTGTCGGGGAGCCGGGCCGGTCCGGCGGCCCGCACCCCGCGATGGCGGCGATCTGTGTCGACGAGGTGCTGGCGGCGGTGGACCGGGTGACCCGCGATGCGGCTGCGGCGTAG
- a CDS encoding glycosyltransferase has protein sequence MRIAMISEHASPLAALGGVDAGGQNTHVAELSTALAADGHEVRVYTRRDADDLPELVRMDNGVTVVHVPAGPAAHIAKDELLPYMAQFSRWLVGQWSGDWTPTVAHAHFWMSGLAAVDAGRSTGVPVVQTYHALGTVKRRHQGAMDTSPPRRIGYERALGRSVDRVIAQSQDEVAELIRMGVPRGRLSVVPSGVNEHTFSPDGPVAGRDPDRHRVLTVGRLVARKGFQDVVRAMQLVPDAECVVVGGPPGSALDVDPQARQLRQLAESCGVGDRVRLVGAVPREEMPQWYRSADVLVAAPWYEPFGLTPLEAMACGVPVIGTAVGGLTDTVVDGLTGDLVPPRDPKALGMALRRLLADRVRRFAYATAALDRARQCYSWQRAADQLTAIYATVSGVRQPSQPSQVVAG, from the coding sequence ATGCGCATCGCGATGATCTCGGAGCATGCCAGCCCGCTCGCCGCGCTGGGCGGGGTGGACGCCGGCGGCCAGAACACCCACGTCGCCGAGTTGTCCACCGCGCTCGCCGCCGACGGGCACGAGGTGCGGGTCTACACCCGGCGGGACGCCGACGACCTGCCGGAACTGGTCCGGATGGACAACGGCGTGACGGTGGTACACGTCCCCGCCGGTCCCGCCGCGCACATCGCCAAGGACGAACTGCTGCCGTACATGGCGCAGTTCAGCCGATGGCTGGTCGGCCAGTGGAGCGGCGACTGGACCCCGACGGTCGCGCACGCGCACTTCTGGATGAGCGGACTGGCGGCGGTCGACGCCGGCCGGTCGACCGGGGTGCCGGTGGTGCAGACCTACCACGCGCTGGGCACCGTCAAGCGGCGCCACCAGGGTGCGATGGACACCAGCCCGCCGCGTCGCATCGGCTACGAGCGCGCGCTCGGCCGCAGCGTCGACCGGGTCATCGCCCAGTCCCAGGACGAGGTGGCCGAACTGATCCGGATGGGGGTACCCCGGGGCCGACTGTCGGTCGTGCCGTCCGGGGTCAACGAACACACCTTCTCGCCCGACGGGCCAGTGGCCGGGCGCGACCCCGACCGGCACCGGGTGCTGACCGTCGGCCGGCTGGTCGCCCGCAAGGGCTTTCAGGACGTCGTACGGGCCATGCAGCTCGTGCCGGACGCCGAATGCGTCGTCGTCGGCGGCCCACCAGGCTCCGCGCTCGACGTCGACCCGCAGGCCCGCCAGTTGCGCCAACTCGCCGAGTCCTGCGGTGTCGGCGACCGGGTACGGCTCGTCGGCGCGGTGCCCCGCGAGGAGATGCCACAGTGGTACCGGTCGGCAGACGTGCTGGTCGCCGCCCCCTGGTACGAGCCGTTCGGGCTGACCCCGCTGGAGGCGATGGCGTGCGGCGTACCGGTGATCGGCACCGCCGTGGGCGGGCTGACCGACACGGTCGTCGACGGCCTCACCGGCGACCTCGTTCCGCCGCGGGATCCGAAGGCGCTCGGGATGGCGCTGCGCCGGCTGCTCGCCGACCGGGTCCGCCGGTTCGCGTACGCGACGGCCGCGCTGGACCGGGCCCGCCAGTGCTACTCGTGGCAGCGGGCCGCCGACCAGTTGACCGCGATCTACGCCACGGTCAGCGGGGTGCGTCAGCCGAGCCAGCCGAGCCAGGTGGTGGCCGGATGA
- a CDS encoding SIS domain-containing protein, translated as MNDPHSLIDSHLAGLAEALLPYREVASRLGRWGSELAWTLGHGGRLLVAGNGGSAAEAQHLAAELVGKLRADRTPLSAIALTAETSSLTAISNDFGFDEVFARQVRAHGRPGDILLLLSTSGRSGNLLAAAHAGREAGLRCWACTGPVPNPLADICPEVLAVPAADPQVVQELHLVTAHLLCEYVDQTLPAVLGLVDAMGAAAGAGTADRVGAAGSAPGGATVSGLPVVDSHGGRP; from the coding sequence ATGAACGACCCGCACTCGCTGATCGACAGCCACCTCGCCGGACTGGCCGAGGCGCTGCTGCCGTACCGGGAGGTGGCGTCGCGGCTGGGTCGCTGGGGGTCGGAGCTGGCCTGGACCCTGGGCCACGGCGGCCGGCTGCTGGTGGCCGGCAACGGCGGCAGCGCCGCCGAGGCCCAGCACCTCGCCGCCGAACTGGTCGGCAAGCTGCGCGCCGACCGGACGCCGCTGTCGGCGATCGCACTCACCGCCGAGACCTCCTCGCTCACCGCGATCAGCAACGACTTCGGCTTCGACGAGGTCTTCGCCCGCCAGGTCCGCGCCCACGGCCGCCCGGGTGACATCCTGCTGCTGCTGTCGACCAGCGGCCGCAGCGGCAACCTGCTCGCCGCCGCCCACGCCGGTCGCGAGGCCGGGCTGCGCTGCTGGGCCTGCACCGGCCCGGTGCCGAACCCGCTCGCCGACATCTGCCCGGAGGTGCTGGCGGTGCCGGCGGCGGATCCGCAGGTGGTGCAGGAACTGCACCTGGTCACCGCCCACCTGCTGTGCGAGTACGTGGACCAGACCCTGCCCGCCGTCCTCGGCCTGGTCGACGCGATGGGTGCCGCCGCCGGGGCGGGCACCGCCGACCGGGTGGGTGCCGCCGGCTCCGCGCCCGGTGGGGCGACCGTCTCCGGGCTGCCCGTCGTCGACTCCCACGGCGGCCGCCCATGA